The Tachysurus vachellii isolate PV-2020 chromosome 15, HZAU_Pvac_v1, whole genome shotgun sequence nucleotide sequence CAGTCTCAGCCCCATGACTCACACagagaaatgaaaacatttaattatgGGAGTAAACGGGTTTCAGGGAAGACGATGACTAACATATGTGAGATATTCTGGAGCTGGTAAAGGTCACTGGGCTGAATCCATGCACAGACATCCATCTGGGATAATCCTGATGTTCAGCGTCTATAGGCCCAGAGTGTAGAATATTAGCAAATTTTCAGACATTGGTGTTTTAGCGTGATGTCTTTCCAAGAGAAAAACAGCCTAGTCGAAAGAGTGAAGGTCACGCCAGCAGAAGGTCTGCCGTTTTCTACCAGGTACCAATCAGGAAGTGTAAAAGTGAACACGTGGTTCTTCTATGGCACATGAAGTGACAGAATCGCTATCTTCCACATACCTGACCTCAAAGACTCATGCTATTGTGGATCATCGCCGTGGTAGACGATTTTTCTGTCATCTTACGTAATAATAAAAGAACTTGTGAGTTCAGAACTTGAGAGATCGGCAGTCATAACATGAAGTTATGTTAACAACTCACGTCAAAGACAAAGAGTTTTTACAGTCGAAATCTCGGAGCAGCGTGACGATGCCATTCTCGTGGGACAGCTACGAAAACGGTAGCTGCAACagtttgaatattaaaataaaagcgGCCTtaatagacaaaaataaatcGAATGATTACCTCAGCTCACTTGCTCACTTTGAAGAATGCTGGTGATTATTTGAGCTTGTTTGAGCTGCAGGTTTttccttatttatatatatagatatattaatGAGATATTGTGCAGTGTGACACGTAATAATCTTAAAAGGACTCATCAGTGTTAATGCAGTCTGTAGCTCAGACTTCACACTGATTCCTCTCTGAAACATGGAATCCATCAAACCGCTTTCAGACGGCCCGAGCGTCCTGACTACAGATCCGAAATGCCTCTCTGTGAATAGGAAACATCTTCCGAGCCTGTTTTCAGTTCCACCTCTTTTTAAAACTCGTCTCGCTGCGTTTTGTCTGGGTAATTTTATGGAAACAGACGAACTGTGTTCCCGTATATTAAATCTGACAAACCTGAAGGAGCATCTGTGCCAGAAATAGAGTCTGTGACTGCGGCAACAATGGAGGCCTTTTTCTATCTCTGCTTCCATCTGAAAACAATTTCTCCTCTGAAGCGTGGGCTTGTGATTGGTTCCTCGAGGAAAATATGCTTCTGATTCACTTCCTGAGAgatgagttttttgtttttgttttgagacTGAGAACGACAcagagatattattattattattattattattattattattattatttttgttgttgttgttgttgttgttgttattattattattgttattattgtttttattattattactgttattattattattattattattattattattattattattattattattattattattattattattattattattattattattattattattattacaagatTTTGTAAAATTTTGATTAAATTTGACAACAATGACAAACATGCTAtctattttttatgtaaatatcaatactttattcattttggttgttgatattattaaattgattgattaattctGTTCAATATTGATTTACTGTTTTCACTCCTCATTTCCATTGAAAAAGTgacaacagaaaacaaaagtcTACAAAAGTCATTGATTTTTTACCTTCCCTCCAGCCCTACAGGTGGCGGTGTAACACTCGCTTATCAATACAGCACCCACGTTTACCCCACAGAGAGAAATGTGGTCGTATGTCAATACCAGTTCTTcccactacatagtgcactttAGTGCGTATACAACACCCCGGCTGTGCGCCCTACGGAGTGCACTTACACATACACTAGTGATGTGTTTGGAACACTGACCGGTGAATCCGTAATCTGCTGTCGGCTACAGCACCATCCTGTTATATGTTCACTGTTGTACAATAAACAGAttataaagagaataaaatgcaGTCGGAAGACGCGCAGTATCTCAAACGGTAATGTTCGATTTTATTATAAAGTAGAAGAGGAAATCTGTTTAAATGCAGTTAGGGTGTGTTTcagaaatatgtaataataagaatattaataataataataataataataataataataataataataataataataaattgttttatttaattattatattaattttattatttatatttatattttattatttattcagagagagaaagagatacagagagagagagacagagagagagagacagagagagagacagacagagacagagagagagagacagacagacagagagacagagagagagacagacagagacagagagagagagacagagagagagagtcagaaagagagacagagagagagagacagacagacagagagagagagagacagagagagacagacagagacagagagagagagacagagagagagacagacagagacagagagacagagagagagagacagagagacagagagagagacagacagagacagagagagagacagagagagagagagagacagaaagagacagagagagagtcagacagagacagagagagagagtcagacagagagacagagagagagagacagacagacagacagagagagagagagacagacagacagagagagagagcgagagatagagagagagagagagacagagagagagagagagacacagagagagacagacagagagagagagagagcgagagatagagagagagagagagagagagagagagagagagaatcccaGCATTGTGCTACGCTGAAAATAACAAatagtttacatttaaaataaaagacaacattttTAAAGAGCAGTAAAAACAGCTCTATACTTTTATAATTGATGTATTTAGGAGAGTGAAGCCGGGGAATATTGACGTTCACCCCACAGAGAAGGCCTTGGTGGTGCACTATGAGGTGGAGGCTTGCGTCCTGGGAGAAAACGGAGACTCCGTACATGAGGAGCGTAAAGAGTGTCAGAAGATGTGAGTGTTTCAGCTTCACTTCATCAGGCGTGTTCAGGTTACACACAGAATCACGGTCACGTGTCACGTCTTTCAGTACCGCACTTTCAGACTGTAgacattgtttacactgtaatATTATTGTCTCTGTTGGGAAATAACGTTAATAACAAAAAGTCAATAATAATACGTTCCTCTGTAGCATGATGCTGCAGTTTTGCAGTAAAAGAATGGTAATTGTTGTATGGTGTATGAATTTGACTTCATCACATCGATCAAATttcctttaaaagaaaaaaacagcattttttttttaataaaaaaaaaatcagattttttttttgtaaactgattttttccccattatctgtattttttaagttttaataaattaagttttattttcaaacatttaattaattattattattattattatttttttaacattttttattttgtttcattttaaccaGAAATTGAACATGAATTTTATACAGAgatgtttgtatttaaaaaaaaattctacctaaatttttcattttaatattttaaacttcctgattaaaaaatgttttactaaaTGAAAGACTTTCAAgcttaaacattattttaatttaatgtttttggAAGTTTCAGAATTTTTGAaatcttgaaattttttttcttacatttttttgttttaaatcttagAAATTACACTTTTTCCAGaaattttgtatataaattttgcatttaataaataaatctttatttctattttctcaGCATACGACTGAAGAGTCTCAATGCCAGCACAGACGTCTCGTCTCTCGCCAGGAAGGTGGTGGACGAATGCAAACTCATTCCTCCGTCCAAAGTGACCGAGGTGGAACATCTTCTCTTCTACCTGCAGAACCGCAAGAAGTCTAGCAGTAaaggtaaaaagtaaaaaactcCTTTTTTGGTGCTCACGTGAGCTGCTAAATTTATCCGTGctgaatttttttacttttactcagaattttgttgtttattcatttgttacACTTAAAGAATTTTTAATGCAGaatcttatgtttttttatttttaaatttttatactGAATATTTAACACTGAATATTTGGTACTTGAATTTTTGATCAGGATTTGTATCATTTCTGATGTTCATACCTGAATTTTTGATgtcggctttttttttttttttctgaaatatttatgcTGGTCTGTGGCTTGAACAccgaataaattaataaattaaataaataataataaaaaaaatctcactgaCAATGTAGATTATTTCATATAAACAGactgatatattatatatatatatatagtacaaataaataaaataaaatatatataaatttttataaagaaaatagacttgttctcttttctctagccttttaaaaaacatttatttattttttttagaaataaatgcttttataaTCTTATATTGTTTAGATTATAAAgagaaatattatatacatttgtcTATGTTCAGTGTATTAATttctaatgtttatttatttgtagagcAGTTAGTTATACAttcacgtgttttttttttaagtaatttttttttttgtgtcactgTCTTCAGAAgcagagaaggaggagaagaagctgGTGAAACCTCGAGAGCTCACTCCCTTTGAGGGGATGGAGGTCACACTCACATTTTTTAttccataatttttttttctcctccattttgttttctgtaatcGTTATAATCGTGTTGTGTTTCAGCTCGACGAGGAGGCCAACATTAATAAGATCGATGAGTACCTCGACCTGCTGTATGAAGGAATCCCAGAGAAGATTAGAGGCACCACCCTCATCCTTCACCTCGCACGAAACCCTGACAACCTGGAGGAGCTTCTGCAGAACGGTACGGAGCCTCAGCCCAGACTACATTCTTCTGAATTTCGGATTTATTTTGTGATGTACATGATTAAAATCACACTTCGTTTCCACTGCTAAATGTTAAATTCTGCCTTTCCTGCTGCGCTGTTTTCCAACATGAAACTTTATGTAACATGAAAGTTTATGATTCTTCTTTTACTtaattttatagatattttaacTTGAATTTGGTTTACTACCTGAGTTTTATGCTTTtaaccaaatgtgtgtgtgtgtgtgtgtgtgtgtgtgtttgtgtgtgtttgtgtgtgcgtgtgtgcgtgtgtgtgggcgtgtgtgcgtgtgtgtgcatgtgtgtgtgtgtttgtgtgtgtgcgtgtgtgtgtgtttgtgtgtgtgcgtgtttgtgtgcgtgtttgtgtgtgtttgtgtgtgtgtttgtgtgtgcgtgtgtgtttgtgtgtgtgtgtgtgtgtgcgtgtttgtgtgcgtgtttgtgtgtgtgtttgtgtgtgtgtatgtttgtgtgtgcgtgtgtgtgtgtgtgtttgtgtgtgtgtgtttagaaacgGCCATCGTGGCTCTAGCGAGAATGTTAAAAGACGAATGGAAGCAGAGCATAGAGTTGACCACAACCATCATTTacgtcttcttctgtttctccaGGTCcctgagttttatttatttattaataatatttatctgAACTGATTTagattaataatgaatataaatttcagattaaatataatttcagaTTAAAACGTATCTAAATTTATTCTTCTATTTATTAgtaacaacatttattttgctaatcttctgcagtgatgagtatttttttattcttcatttcttttgttttttttatttaattttttaaacattctatTTGagttttattcaattaaatgttgtacatttaataaaaacgtcatttttaaacaatttaataacctcacatttttttccaatgtgatTTTTGCAATTTTAATCAAAATCTTTGTGTCTAAAATTctcaattaaaatatatttctgattattttttgcCCTGAATTTCTTACTATCTAAAACTTATTTCTAATTGAATTTTTAAAGCCAAATGTCATTTtgaaactgatttttttaaaacaaaacctaaCTTATGCTAACCCTAAATTATAAAGAGGTAAATTCTGTCTATTTGAATGTACATTTAATGAGCCGTTTTTCCTCCAGCTTCTCCCAGTTCCATGGTTTGATCACGTACTATAAGATCGGAGGTTTGTGCATGAACATCGTGGAACACGAGCTGAAGAGATACAAGCTGTGGCAGGAGGAGCTGGAGAAGAAGAACAAAGCCTATATCCTTACTGATGTTTCTAacgaagggggcgtggccttaCTGTTCGGTCCACCGTCACgttttatctttatcttatcGTATCGCACTGAAACTTCACTACATTATGCCGGGTTTCTAGCGTCTAGACCGCCAGCGATAAAAACGTGGATCTAAGACTGAGAGTGTTTTTATTCCCTTGCAATTTTAAAGCATAAAACAATTTATAAGTTTACTGACCGAAAAGATGgtgagaatttaaaataaatctagtaTATGGCTAAAATATTGCTCCATGATTGGTTTTGCTTCTGGTTTTTAAACTTATCTGTTTAACTattaattacaaacaaaacaaaacaagggaCGAAAGCAAAGTGGCACAAAGATTTaaatttcagaataaaaaaattcaggGTCAGAAATTTAGGTATTAAAAATACAGAAGGATTGAAATTCAGTGCAAAGAATTCATGTTGTTAAAAACGTTTTAAATTCAGAAAATCAAAAGACGATATTCGAAAAATTCAGGTTACAATTTTGAATAAACCAGTTTTCCACACTCAGTATTGAGCATCttaataaaatagcacttgatccagctcACTGTACTGTAACATGTACTGACAGTCAATTATTCAGACCAATAAAATTAATCAGACCAAAAGATACTAACCTCATGACTGTGTAATATATACGTAAAATAAAAGCGATTTAAGTCTTTGTGcccttgttttgtttgtaattaaaGGTTAATTGCAATTAACCtttaattacaaacaaaacaagggCACAAAGACTTAAAATTTCAGACTCTCCGAAAAAATTCAGGGTCAGTAGCAGAATTcatgttgtaaaatattttaaattcataaaatTAAGGCTTTAAAAAACCAAGTTGTGTAATTCATGGTCAGAATTTCAAGTagcaaaaaaaatcaggttataattttattagttttttgtatgtttgtttttatatttttacaattttgtatTTTACGAAACGGCTTCCACACTCATTTTTTAGCAGTTTAATAAAATCGCACTTGATCCAGCTCACTTATACTGTAGCGTGTACTGACAGTGAATTATTCACTTGAATTAATGAAGCCACAAGATACTAACCTGAGGTTCTGAAATATATTATATCCTTAAGATATACGTGATTTAATCGtgcttttatttagaattttttttctgtctaattaataaaataatgcgaATGTTGTTATTGAGGATGATTCTGTTCATGTGAATCACTGACCTATCGCTCATCTGCTACACTTATGGCTCACTCGCTATACCTTCAATCTCTTGATTCTTGACCTCCTTGTACGTGAAGAAGATGCTGATAACCAGAGCCTGAAGAAAGACTGTGAGAAAGCCTATAAGAAATATCAGAGTCTGCTGGTGAAGCAGGAGCAGCTGCTGAGAGGTTAAGCTCAGCCCTAACGATCTTTCTCTGTAGATGTGTCACAAAGTGTCATAACCTCTGTCCTGTTCTTCGGTTCCAGTGGCTCTGTACCTGCTCCTGAACCTGGCCGAGGATACGCGCACAGAGCTGAAGATGAGGAACAAGAACATTGTGCAGCTGCTGGTCAAGACTCTGGATCGGGATAACGAGGAGCTCCTGGTGCTCGTCGTCTCTTTCCTCAAGAAGCTCAGCATCTTCCTGGAGAACAAGAACGACATGGTGAGCAGGGTTTGTTCTCATGCCCCAAGAGTTTGAAGGTTTCACAGGGGTTTCGTGGGACTCTGACGGAACCATCAATGAGACCTTATAAacgaaatgaataaaaatattatctCATTAGAAACAGTTCTATCTGAGAGAAGGGCTGAATTTTGGCTTcgctgcttgtgtgtgtgtgtgtgtgtccatctcaGGCGGAGATGGACACCATCGAGAAGCTCTGTCGCTTGGTGCCATGCGATCACGACGACCTGCTGAACGTCACGCTGCGCCTCTTGCTCAACCTCTCCTTCGACACGGGACTCAGAAACAAGATGGTGCAGGTCGGCCTCCTGCCTAAACTCACTGCCATGCTGAGTAAGACCTCGAGACTTAACACAACTTAACacataaacatttaacactATCAAAGCAAACGACACGTCCGTCTCCGTGATTCGAATTATACAGATTTTTCCTTTTCAAACCGCTTCTCATAAATGTAATACCGTGAAACGCTAATTATTAGAAGACGACTGAATTTCAGCTATAGACTCTGCAGGCTAAGAACAAATTCATGCTTGTCATGCTAAcgttttttatattgtatatttacgTATTTTTAAGGTTTTACTGAAATCCGACTCGTGTGTCACTTCGTGTGTCAGCAGCTTAAATAGGAAGGTTCTCAGAAGGAGGtgcttctaatttgcatattcatacaTATTCATAGATCTTTGTGTTAGTTgttagttgtgttttttttgttgaaaaatataaaaacagtaaaattacACGTCGTTAGGGTACTGTTATCGATTGATTTTATGGATCGACGTTTTCACAGATTGTAGCTAAAgctaaagaattttttttcgaAACAGGgagcactgttttttttctccgttCCAGACGAGTGCTGTCCTTTGTGAGAGTTTGTTGTTGGATTGTTGTGAATCTAAGTTTACTAAAACTGAATAATGTCATAAAAACGTGTAGCTACACGAATATCGTTTAAATACACCCAGACAATTGAAAGCTGTCTGTTGGTAAAATCtctttacaaatgaaataaaattgaattgagttcCATTCCCAAGTCCTTCTTCCTCAGATTTACACCGAACCCCAGTTTGCTCGGAGCAGCTCCTTCTAAACAATGGCTTTTTATTCCACTTACATTGTTTACCAAACGTACAAGAATTGTATTGATTTTTGTAGCATTTGGTGAGTTTAATAGGCTCCTCAGCAGCTCTCGTTAACTATCAGCCTCCTCTATATACCCTGACcctcccaccccccacccctcaGTGAGGGGAGGCATTAATGTGGGTCAGAATGTCACAGGCCTCTAATGAGAAGCACATGTCTCCTGATTATTACTCACACTAAAATTCAAGCTCTTGTTtcctcatttttaaaaaaaaaatgcactccACCTCTCACCCTTTtactcaccccctctctctctttctctttctctctctcgctctctctttcttcttctctctttcttctctctcctttccttctTATACTTTAGGCCATTTTTACTTTAAAGGTCTCCAGTGGTCCCATCTGGTCCTAATAGccaatgtgttaatgtgttagtgggttgtatgtctgtgtctgtgtgtgtgtgtgtgtgtgtgtgtgtgtgtgtgtgtgtgtgtgcgtgcgtgtgtgtgtgtgtgtcagctcgGCTAAGCTAATCAAAGCTTATGTAACAGATCTGCGTGTAAGTGTTTAATGTCTTCAGGGTTCTGTCACGCTCTGAAAAGGAGAACGTTATTAATGAGACTGTTTATTTAACTTGTTTagtgataaatgtgtgtgtgtgtgtgtgtgtgtgtgtgtgtgtattttctaaCGAGGGTTTAGAATTACACCAGGCAAAACAAAAATGCTTCTTAAGTAAATTGTGCTCTTAGTCCTAAATACTTAAGTGAAGGAAGTGTGGCctatgtacctgtcagtccttgtgaaggaggtgtggcctatgtacctgtcagtccttgtgaaggaggtgtggcctatgtacctgtcagtccttgtgaaggaggtgtggcctatgtacctgtcagtccttgtgaaggaggtgtggcctatgtacctgtcagtccttgtgaaggaggtgtggcatttGGACCTGTCAGTccttgtgaaggaggtgtggcatctgtacctgtcagtgcttgtgaaggaggtgtggcctctgtacctgtcagtccttgtgatggaggtgtggcctctgtacctgtcagtccttgtgatggaggtgtggcctctgtacctgtcagtgcttgtgatggaggtgtggcctctgtacctgtcagtcccagtgaaggaggtgtggcctatttaCCTGTCAGTCCTTGtgcaggaggtgtggcctatttacctgtcagtcccagtgaaggaggtgtggcctatgtaccTGTCAGTTCttatgaaggaggtgtggcatttGTACCTGTcactcccagtgaaggaggtgtggcatttgtacctgtcagtccttgtgaaggaggtgtggcctatttaCCTCTCAGTccttgtgaaggaggtgtggcctttgtacctCTCAGTcccattgaaggaggtgtggcctatttaCCTGTCAGTCCttatgaaggaggtgtggcctatttaTCTGTCAGTCCTTGtgcaggaggtgtggcctctgtacctgtcagtccttgtgcaggaggtgtggcctttgtacctATCAGTCCCAGTTAAGGAgctgtggcctctgtatctgtcagtcccagtgaaggaggtgtggcctctgtacctgctagtctctgtgaaggaggtgtggcctctgtacctgctagtctctgaaggaggtgtggcctctgtacctgctaGTCTCTGTGAAgcaggtgtggcctctgtacctgctagtctctgtgaaggaggtgtggcctctgtacctgtcagtcccagcaaaacaggtgtggcctctgtacctgtcagtctctgtgaaggaggtgtggcctctgtatcaaTAAGTCTTGTATACTTTATGAAGTCCTAATGAACCCATGTATAATATCTGCACTGAACTGAATCACAATCCAGTATCTGCTTAAAATACTTgggtttaaatattttgtacaacttaaatgtttttttgtttttttttgtgctacaGGCAGTGAGACTCATAAGCAGCTAGTGATGTGTATCCTGTACCACATCAGCATGGATGACAACTCCAAATCCATGTTCGCTCACACTGACTGCATCCCACAGGTGAGacccaaaaaacacacaccaaaagtTATACTGCTAAATATTAAGACAAAAAGGTAAGATAAGCTGGTCACATGTGCTTCCTCGTCCTATAGAGCGCATAATGAGCATGTGAGCCTGTGGGTCACTAATGAGAGTCCGGACTGCTGCTTGCCTAAAACCACTTCTGCCTAAGTGTTGTCTTCTTTATACCCTCTCATCTTGTCTAATTGGGTGTAAATTCCTACCAGATGCTTGTAAAAGTAAAAGCAGGGGGAAATTATTCTGCCTAATCACTCAGCCTGTGGTGCGAAGTGACGTCACGACCTCTCCAAGACCTCCAGTGTGGTTAATAAAGCAGGATTGGCGGAAGGGGGGATTTAGGGCCAGGCACAGTGAAATTAGGAGTTCTGCCACCGTCTTTTGTGTGCCTTTTATTTTAAtcctattaaaatgtttaaaggtgTTTTTGTTCTCTCAGTGTTTTAAGGTCAATATTTGGATcttgttttctctttgtttagCAAATAGAAAATAAGGTGACGCATGTCCAATTGAGTTATTAATCCTAATGATTCAAAAGGgattaaagagtgtgtgtgtgtgtgtgtgtgagagagagagagagagagagagagaaagagagagagagagagagacagagaggaaatgCCTAGAAGGGTTTTGAGCGATGAGGATAAGTGATGAAGGATGGGGGATGTGGGTCTCTGCTCACTCAGGTGCCAGTGAGTCTAGACTTTGTGATACACACATACGTGCGTATGTGACGAGCGATTATTTACAGCATTGCAGGCCTTATATACCTTCTGCTgcatttttcttctctgtttgtgtgtagctgATGAAGATGCTGTTtgaaagaagagaggagagaatcGACCCTGAGCTCATCTCCTTCTGCATCAACCTGGCGGCTAACAAGGAGAACGCTCAGATCATCTGTGAAGGTACAAGCAGGCATGTGGATTATTATACAGAATGTTAAGACCAGTATAACTGTGTGATCCCATACACAACACTGGTTACAACAGAGCTTCCATATTTCCATACATTTTTCAGTAAAATGTGGAGCTCTCAACCAAACAGGTCATAATTTGAAGAATGAGGTAGTCAAAAAAATGTCATTACTGAGTGAACATGAGAAGGATTAGGACACATTTAtaatacacaggccacacctccttcattaagatTTACatacacagaccacacctcctttattaagatttacatacacagaccacacctcctttattaagattaacatacacacagaccacacctcctttattaagatttacatacacaggccacacctcctttattaagattaacatacacaggccacacccccttaattaagattaacacacacagaccacacctcctttactcagataaacatacacacagacaacacctcctttattaagataaacatacacaggccacacccccttaattaagattaacacacacagaccacacctcctttattaagattaacatacacacagacaacacctCCTTTATTGAGATTAacatacacaggccacacctcctttattaagataaacatacacaggccacaccccctaattaagattaacacacacagaccacacctcctttactcagataaacatacacacaggccacacccccttaattaagattaacacacacagaccacacctcctttactcagataaacatacacacaggccacacctcctttattaagattaacacacacaggccacacctgcttctctcagataaacacacacacaggccacacctcctttattaagattaacatacagaggccacacctccttcattaagatGAACAAAAACCGACAAAACCACCTTCATTATGTTTAACATAcgcacaggccacacctccttcattaagatttacatacacaggccacacctcctttattaagattaacatacacacagacaacacctcctttattaagataaacatacacaggccacacccccttaattaagattaacacacacagaccacacctcctttattaagattaacatacacacaggccacacccccttaattaagattaacacacacagaccacacctcctttactcagataaacatacacacaggccacacctcctttactcagataaacatacacacaggccacacctcctttattaagattaacacacacaggccacacctccttctctcagataaacacacacacaggccacacctcctttattaagattaacatacagaggccacacctcctttattaagatAAACATA carries:
- the kifap3b gene encoding kinesin-associated protein 3b — its product is MQSEDAQYLKRRVKPGNIDVHPTEKALVVHYEVEACVLGENGDSVHEERKECQKIIRLKSLNASTDVSSLARKVVDECKLIPPSKVTEVEHLLFYLQNRKKSSSKEAEKEEKKLVKPRELTPFEGMELDEEANINKIDEYLDLLYEGIPEKIRGTTLILHLARNPDNLEELLQNETAIVALARMLKDEWKQSIELTTTIIYVFFCFSSFSQFHGLITYYKIGGLCMNIVEHELKRYKLWQEELEKKNKACEEDADNQSLKKDCEKAYKKYQSLLVKQEQLLRVALYLLLNLAEDTRTELKMRNKNIVQLLVKTLDRDNEELLVLVVSFLKKLSIFLENKNDMAEMDTIEKLCRLVPCDHDDLLNVTLRLLLNLSFDTGLRNKMVQVGLLPKLTAMLSSETHKQLVMCILYHISMDDNSKSMFAHTDCIPQLMKMLFERREERIDPELISFCINLAANKENAQIICEGNGLKLLMKRALKFKDPLLMKMIRNISQHDDPLKQLFLDYVGDLAAQIRPEEDEEFVIECLGTLANLTIHDLDWELLLREYNLVPYLKERLKPGSAEDDLILEVVILIGTVSMDDSCAAMLAKSGIIPALIELLNAQQEDDEFVCQIVYVFYQMVFHQATRDVIIKDTQAPAYLIDLMHDKNAEIRKVCDNTLDIIAEYDEQWGCKIQCEKFRWFNSQWLEMVESRETETEPYLYGDTETLDPPDLFYSTDGMPSDVGLSPDPYAQYDDFSTCNGSDGRPATAYGFRPDEPFYHRVSS